DNA from Bradyrhizobium diazoefficiens USDA 110:
CGAAAGGCGTGATCGGCGGCGTCCAGGCCGGCTACAATTGGCAGGTCGCCCCGCAATGGCTGGTCGGCCTCGAGGCCGACTTCCAGGGCGCGGACGTCAAGGGCACGACCACCCAGGCGCTCGCACCGGTCGGCTTCGATGCCACCTCGACGACGGTCAGCAAGGGCATCGACTGGTTCGGCACCGTGCGTGGCCGGGTCGGCGTGCTGGTAGCGCCGCAATGGCTGCTCTACGGCACCGGCGGCTTCGCCTATGGCCGCACCAAATCCTCGTTCAGCACCACCGACGTGACCGGCGGATGCATCGTGGGCGCGACCATCTGCGCCAGCGGCGCCTCCTCGGGGACGAGCACCGGCTGGACCGCCGGCGCCGGCACCGAAGTGATGTTCGCGCCGAACTGGAGCTTCAAGGCCGAGTACCTTTACGTCGACCTTGGCCGGCGGACGCTGAACGTCGCCTCCTCCACCGTTCCGGCCATCGTGTTCACGACATCGACCCCGTTCCGCGAGCAGATCGCCCGGGTCGGCGTCAACTATCATTTCTCGGCCGGCCCCGTCGTCGCCAAATACTGATCAAGACGCCCTGGGTCCGCCGACCCCGTGCACGCATGGCCGAGGCCGATCAGAGCCGCTCTGATCGGCCTTCGCGTTTGAACCTGCCGGGCGCAATCAAGCTCTACTGACGTGCGCACCCCAACCAGGACACTCCATGCTCACCCGTCGCAGCCTCATCGCTACTGTCCTCCTCGCCGGCGTCGGCCCCGCCCTCGCCCAGGCTCCCGCAACCAGTGAACCGCTCGCTATTCTGACTGCGATCTACACCCGCGCCGCCAAGGGCAAGGGCGATGGCGGCGGCGCCTTCATCATCGAGAACAAGGCGGCCAAGGCCAAATATCTCTCCAAGGCCCTGGTCGCGCTATGGGCCAAGGCCGATGCGCATACGCCCAAGGGCGACGTCGGACCGGTCGATTTCGATCCCGTCACCAACTCGCAGGAACCTGACGTGAAGTCGTTCAAGGTTGACGCCGAGAAGATGGAGGCCGACAAGGCGATACTTGCGGTGACCATCACCGGGCACCGCAACGACCGCAAACCCGCCGACCTGATCGTGCGTTACGACTTCGTGCGCGAGGCTGGGAGCTGGCGGATCGACGACATCAAGGGCTCCTCCGACGGCGAAGCCTGGTCGATCCGCAAGATGCTGACAGACTCGCTGAAGAGCTGACCGGAGACGACATGAGCGACGTCATCGACAACAAGGCCCATCACCGTTTCGAGCTGGAGGCGGAGGGATATCTTGCGACCGAACATTACAAGCTCGACGGCAACGTCATCACGTTCGAGCACACGGACGTACCGAAGGAGCTGGGCGGCAAGGGCGTCGGCTCGAAACTAGTGCAAGGCGCGCTCGATCAGGTCCGCGCCGCCGGCTTGAAGCTGATCCCGCAATGCCCGTTCGTGAAGGCGTGGATCGAGAAGCACCCGGACTATGCGGATCTGGTGAAGAGATGACCGAGCAGGCCCACCGATCGCGCGGCGGGCCTGCCGAAATCCGCAGCCTATTGCCCATGCTTCAGCAAATCCTGGTCACTCATGTCCCAGTCCTGCCACAACTGGAGTACGCCGAGGATCACCGCCACTGCGCCCAGACTGGTGTGGTAGATCCGGAGAAAACCTTCGCCGGAATAGCCAAGCACCAGGGGCGAGACAATGAGCCACAGCCCGACCAGGATGGTCGCCACCTCCTGCCAGCGCTGCAAGGCGACATATTCGAGCTGGCTGAGGCCAAATACGACGAGGCCGACTGCGACCGTGTTCAGGACCATCGTGTCGTGTCCGGCAATCCCCGAGCTATCCTGGATGGGGAACCACGGCGACGCAGCAATCAGCGCACCGAGCAGCATCCCGCACCAGTCTTCCCATGTTCGATGAGTATTCAAGAAACCAAAGTCCGACATCGTAACCTCCTGCAAAAGAGGCATACGTCTGCGGCTGGCGATCACGACACTCCGAATGTCTAGCGACCGTGCCGGCCGCATTCGGGCGTATGTCCTCTCAAGGACGTGGGAACCGCGGTGGAACTTGCAAGAGCGACACTGAGGATTTTTTGCGGTCGCCACGTGACGTCCAACGGGTCAAGAATTCACACCGGCTACAGCGCCCCAAGCTTTCGCAGTGCATCATGCGCGACGGGCAGTCCGGGCCGCAACTCCAGCGCCTTCCGGAAATCTGCAATCGCGCCCTGCTTGTCGCCGAGCCGCAAGCGGGCCTGCCCGCGGTTGCTCCATGAGAACACGTCGGACGGATCGTATTGCAGCGCCTTGTCGTAGTCGGCGAGGCCGCCCTTGTTGTCGCCCTGGAAGAGACGGATCATGCCGCGATTGCGCCAGCCGCGCGCATCTGTCGGAGCGATGCGGATCGCGTCGCCATAGTCGGCGGCGGCGCGGTCGAGCTGCTCGTTGTCGCGATACACGTTGCCGCGGTCGATATAGGCGAGCAGATCGGGCGCAAGCTTGATCCGCATGGTGTGGTCGGCGAGCGCATGCGCCGTGTCGTGCTTGCGGGCGTAGACGAAGCCCCGATTGGCGTAGGCGGTGGCATAGTTGGGATCGCGCTTGATCGCCGCGTCAAAATCCGCAATGGCACCGTCGAGGTCGCCCTTGTTGAAGCGCGACTCGCCGCGATTGCTGTAGGCGAGGGCCAGCGACGGATCGAGCTTGATAGCCTCGTCGTAATCGGCGATGGCGCGATCATAGTCGCGCTTGAAGCTGTAGACGCGGCCGCGGTTGTTGTAGGCGCAGGCGTAGGCCGGATCGAGCTGACCGCCTCGTCGAGATCGGACAGCGCGGCATCGAGCTCGCGTTTCTCGGTGAGGCCATGGCCGCGGTTGCAATAGGCGCCGGCGAGCCTGCGGCCGGTCTCGCTCTTCGTCTCAATGACGCTCGAGCAGGCCGTGACCCGTTCGTCCGGCGTGCTCGTCAATCCGACGCAGGCGTCCCAGGCCGGACCGCCTTCGGCCGACGCCGGCGCTGGCGCCGTCGAGGCGAGCGCAGCGAGCAACGCCATGATGCTGAGCGGGACGCGCATTTTCCGGGTATCTCCCCTGCGGCAACCTCCCTTGGTCGCACCTTGGCAAGGGCGGGTTCAGGCGCCTAGATCAGAGCGCAGACATCGCTTCGGAAGGATTACGCATGGCGGCATCGGTACGCGACAACAAAGACAGGAGCCGCTTCGAGCTCGATGTCGGCAGTGACATCGCCTTCGCCAATTACCGGCTGACGCCGTCGGCGGTGATCATCACCCATACCGAGACGCCGCGCGCGCTGCGCGGCCGCGGCATAGCCTCCGAGCTGGTCAAGGGCGCGCTGGATCTGATCCGCCGCGACGGCAGGAAGGTGATCGCCGGTTGCGGCTTCGTCGTCGACTATCTTGACAAGCATCCGGAGGACGCGGACCTCGTCGCCTGAATCAAAAGGGCCCGCGCGAACGCGGGCCCCGAGCAACGACCGAGCGATCGGTCAGTGCTTGATCTCAGGCGGCAGCTTGCCGCCATTGGCAGCGAGCTTGGACATCACCTGCTTGTGCAGCCAGACGTTCATGCTCGCGGAATCGTTGGTGTCGCCGCTGTAGCCGAGCTCCCGGGCGAGATCCTTGCGCGCGGCGAGGCTTGAGTCGATGTCGAGCGCCTTCATGAGATCGACGATCGAGGTGCGCCATTCCAGCTTCTCGCCCTTGTGCGCGGCGACCGCCTTGTCGACGATGGCGGCGACGTCGACGGACGCCATGGGCGCGGCTGCCGGCGCCGATGCGCCCGGCGCGGCCCCTGCGGGGGCACCGGCCGGCGCTGCGCCACCGGCAGGCGCGGCGGAAGCCGGTTGGCTACCGAAGATCGCGCTCATGATTTTCCCGAAAATGCTCATGTCTTCTCCCCGAAAAGGATCCGTTGGAAGGGCCTTGAGTGGCACTTATAGACGAAGTTTCTGCGTTGCGCCCGCGGATCATGCGAACCGACAACCAGCATCAGCTTATCTGCGGCGAAATGACGGCCGAATGACATCGTCGAGGTTGCGGTGCGGCATCGAATCTCACCCAAGCGTGAGGGACAGGACTCGGAATTGAGAGTACGGTTTCCGTTCAGCTCGCGATGCCTTCCGGAATTCGCGCCTGGTTGGGATCGCGATCATCCAAGAAAAGCGGCCGCTTGCGCCGTTTGCCGGCGCCGGATGCGGCCGCATGGCAAGGGAGCTAGCGACCATGGCCACACTTTACCAGGGCAATGTCCCCACAATGGCCCCGCCCGCTGATGCGGCGGGACCAATCATCCGGACGATCCAACTGTCCGACCTGCATGATGCGCTGAGGCGCGGCTGGGAGGATTTCAAGGCGGTTCCGAGCCACGCCATTATTCTCTGCGTGATCTACCCGGTGCTGGGCCTCGTGCTCGCCCGCGTGGTGATGGGCTATTCGGTGCTGCCGCTGTTGTTTCCGCTGGCTGCGGGCTTCGCGTTGATCGGGCCGTTCGCTGCCTTGGGTCTCTACGAGCTCTCGAGCCGGCGCGAACGCCATGAAGAGGCCAGCGCCTGGGATGCCATGGAGGTGCTGCGCTCGCCTTCGTTCGGGGCCATGCTCGGTCTTGGCACATTGCTGCTCGCCCTGTTCGTGACCTGGGTTGCAACCGCACAGGCGATTTATGTCGCAGCCTTCGGCTATGAGGGCGTGACCGGGATCTCGGACTTCATTACGCGCGTGCTGACGACCCGGCAGGGCTGGTGGCTGATCGTGGTCGGCTGCGGCACCGGCTTCCTGTTCGCGCTCGCCGCGCTCTGCATCAGCGCCGTGTCGTTCCCCCTGATGCTCGACCGCCATGCCGGCGCGTTCGATGCCATGGTCACCTCGCTGCGCGTTGTCGCCAGGAACCCGGTGCCGATGGCGGCCTGGGGCCTGATCGTGGCGGTGCTGCTGGCGCTCGGCACGATCCCGGCGTTCCTCGGCCTCGCCGTGGTGATCCCCCTGCTCGGCCATGCCACCTGGCATCTCTACCGCAAGGTGATCGTTTCCGATCCCGGTGCCCGGCCTGTGCCGCCTCCGCCGCATCGTCCGCGCAAGCCCGCCGCCGACTTCCCCGCCAACCTCTTCCCGTGGCGGAATCGGACAGACGCCTAACGATCTCGTGACATCCGGTCCTGCCCGGCTCCGGGCGGGACCGGCCCCCGTCATGCGCCTTGCTTTGGCCGCGGTTCCGACCGAGATTGCACCTCGCCGGTCAGATCACTTCACGGAATCCATTTCATCTGATGACCCCGACGATTTCTCGTCTCGCTCTCGCAGCCTTAGCCCTCACCACGTCAATCCTCTCCGCCCAGCCAGCGCTCGCCGCCGTTGCCTGCGGCTCGGGCAATTTCGACGCATGGCTTGCTGACTTCAAGACCGACGCCGCGGCCAAAGGCATCTCACAGCAGGCCATTGCTGCCGGGCTCGCCGGCGTGACGCTCGATCAGAGCGTGCTCAACCGCGACCGCTCGCAAAAGGTCTTCACCCAGACCTTCGAGGAGTTTTCCGGCCGCATGGTGCCGCCGCGCATGACGCGCGGTTCCAACATGATGAAGCAATACGGCTCGGTGCTGTCCCGCATCGAGCAGACCTACGGCGTCCCAGGCGAGGTGCTCGTCGCGATCTGGGGCCTGGAAACCGATTTCGGCGTCAACACCGGCAAGTTCGCAACCATCCGCTCGCTGGCGACGCTGGCCTATGACTGCCGGCGCGCCGAGCAGTTCCGCGGCGAACTGATGGATGCGCTGCGCATCGTCCAGCGCGGCGATCTCGCACCCGCCGACATGAAGGGCGCCTGGGCGGGCGAGCTCGGCCAGACCCAGTTCATGCCCTCGTCCTGGATGAAATACGCCGTCGATTTCGACGGCAACGGCAAGCGCGATCTCCTGCACAACGCGCCCGACGTGCTCGCCTCCACCGCCAATTACCTCGCCGGCTATGGCTGGCAGCGTGGCAAGGATTGGCAGCCGGGAAGCCCGAATTTCGCGGTGCTACAGCAGTGGAACAAGAGCGAGGTCTATTCCAAGACCGTCGCCTATTTCGCCACCCAGCTCGCGCGCGCCCCTTAAGATCCCCTGATAAAAGCGTAGGGCCGATCGCCCGGCGACCGGCCCTCTCTTGAAGCGTTTACTTGCCCATGGTGGCGTGCATCGCCTTGTTCAGATGCGCGCCGCACGCACCCATTTTGCCGTTGAGCAGCGAGTCCTGCGCCGCCGCGATCTCCTTCTGCGCGACGAACTTGCTGTCGCCGTCGGCCATGTTCTCGATCGCGGTCTCCGTCTTCTCCAGATTGGATCCGCTGCAGCCGCCCATGGCGTGCTTGGCGGCCTGGGCCGGCGCGACGGCGAACGCGACGGCAGCAATGGCGATAACCCCGAGTAACTTCGTCATGATGTTACTTTCCTTCTCTTCTTCTTGGGACAGACCCAGCGACATTGCCGGAATCTGCGACACGACTTTGCTGCCGACGCGGCAACTTGCCGCAATAAATTCCCCGCGAGAATTGCGTGATGTTGCGCGCCGCGCAGAGCCGCATGCGGAAATTCTGATTTTCATTACAACCTTGTAATCAAGCGCTCACACCCTTGGCGTGTGTGCACCGCATCAACGGCGGACGCACTCGACTTCCGGCGATCGGCCCTCGATACCCGGCTTCGCCGCAAGCCGTTCGGCGGCTCCAGTGGGGCAGGATCGAGCGAATCGCCGCTCCCATCCCCCGGCGTCGGCGGACTCCGTCAGGCCGGCGTAAACCACAAATGATATGAATATTTATTCATTTCTACATCATCTCGCTTCATGCGATTCGCGCATGCGGGACTTGGGCTTACAAGCTGCCGCATCGCCTTGCTGGTCACCGGAATGCAACATATTTCGATCATCACGGGAACCGCAGGGGTCGGCATAAACCCGTGATCTCACGGAGATTTATTGCAATCTACAACGGCTGGCGCCCAGCTCTTGGGCGGGACTGCCAAGAGGTTAATCGCCCCTTACCGATGCCATGCGTCCTTCGCTTAGCTGCATCGCAACATCGGAACTTTCGCAGTGCACCACTCTCACCTATATTCATTTCAACGATGACGCCCGGGCAAGGGCTGAATCGAACTACAGGAGACTACCAATGCTGCTCTCGCTCATCCGCATGATCCAGGCCTTCCGGGACTATCAGCGCAATGTTGCCGAGCTGTCCCAGCTCAGCGATCGCGAACTGGCCGACATCGGCCTCGATCGCTCGGACATCCCGCGCGTTGCCGCCGGTCAGTATCAGGGCTGATATCCTTCAGCCCTTCACCGGACGAACCGATAGCGCCCGCCTCGTGCGGGCGTTGTCGTTTCTGATGGCAGAAAACTCGATCTCGGCGATTCCACTGACCGCCGAAAAGCGCTACCTGTCCGCCCCATGACAGGACCCCATTCCAATATTGTGCATGTGATCG
Protein-coding regions in this window:
- a CDS encoding GNAT family N-acetyltransferase; amino-acid sequence: MAASVRDNKDRSRFELDVGSDIAFANYRLTPSAVIITHTETPRALRGRGIASELVKGALDLIRRDGRKVIAGCGFVVDYLDKHPEDADLVA
- a CDS encoding DUF3828 domain-containing protein, whose translation is MLTRRSLIATVLLAGVGPALAQAPATSEPLAILTAIYTRAAKGKGDGGGAFIIENKAAKAKYLSKALVALWAKADAHTPKGDVGPVDFDPVTNSQEPDVKSFKVDAEKMEADKAILAVTITGHRNDRKPADLIVRYDFVREAGSWRIDDIKGSSDGEAWSIRKMLTDSLKS
- a CDS encoding DUF3597 domain-containing protein; the protein is MSIFGKIMSAIFGSQPASAAPAGGAAPAGAPAGAAPGASAPAAAPMASVDVAAIVDKAVAAHKGEKLEWRTSIVDLMKALDIDSSLAARKDLARELGYSGDTNDSASMNVWLHKQVMSKLAANGGKLPPEIKH
- a CDS encoding GNAT family N-acetyltransferase, producing the protein MSDVIDNKAHHRFELEAEGYLATEHYKLDGNVITFEHTDVPKELGGKGVGSKLVQGALDQVRAAGLKLIPQCPFVKAWIEKHPDYADLVKR
- a CDS encoding SPW repeat protein, encoding MSDFGFLNTHRTWEDWCGMLLGALIAASPWFPIQDSSGIAGHDTMVLNTVAVGLVVFGLSQLEYVALQRWQEVATILVGLWLIVSPLVLGYSGEGFLRIYHTSLGAVAVILGVLQLWQDWDMSDQDLLKHGQ
- a CDS encoding DUF2189 domain-containing protein, with amino-acid sequence MATLYQGNVPTMAPPADAAGPIIRTIQLSDLHDALRRGWEDFKAVPSHAIILCVIYPVLGLVLARVVMGYSVLPLLFPLAAGFALIGPFAALGLYELSSRRERHEEASAWDAMEVLRSPSFGAMLGLGTLLLALFVTWVATAQAIYVAAFGYEGVTGISDFITRVLTTRQGWWLIVVGCGTGFLFALAALCISAVSFPLMLDRHAGAFDAMVTSLRVVARNPVPMAAWGLIVAVLLALGTIPAFLGLAVVIPLLGHATWHLYRKVIVSDPGARPVPPPPHRPRKPAADFPANLFPWRNRTDA
- a CDS encoding lytic murein transglycosylase; translated protein: MTPTISRLALAALALTTSILSAQPALAAVACGSGNFDAWLADFKTDAAAKGISQQAIAAGLAGVTLDQSVLNRDRSQKVFTQTFEEFSGRMVPPRMTRGSNMMKQYGSVLSRIEQTYGVPGEVLVAIWGLETDFGVNTGKFATIRSLATLAYDCRRAEQFRGELMDALRIVQRGDLAPADMKGAWAGELGQTQFMPSSWMKYAVDFDGNGKRDLLHNAPDVLASTANYLAGYGWQRGKDWQPGSPNFAVLQQWNKSEVYSKTVAYFATQLARAP
- a CDS encoding tetratricopeptide repeat protein, translating into MQPRPWPHRETRARCRAVRSRRGGQLDPAYACAYNNRGRVYSFKRDYDRAIADYDEAIKLDPSLALAYSNRGESRFNKGDLDGAIADFDAAIKRDPNYATAYANRGFVYARKHDTAHALADHTMRIKLAPDLLAYIDRGNVYRDNEQLDRAAADYGDAIRIAPTDARGWRNRGMIRLFQGDNKGGLADYDKALQYDPSDVFSWSNRGQARLRLGDKQGAIADFRKALELRPGLPVAHDALRKLGAL
- a CDS encoding DUF1127 domain-containing protein codes for the protein MLLSLIRMIQAFRDYQRNVAELSQLSDRELADIGLDRSDIPRVAAGQYQG
- a CDS encoding outer membrane protein; amino-acid sequence: MKNFEKLVLAGVVAVGAAWGTAHAADLAPTYKMPVKAIAPVQTWNGFYVGGNVGYDWSTGSTGISVLSTDPALAAPLAALVAAGSFPTALSPSAKGVIGGVQAGYNWQVAPQWLVGLEADFQGADVKGTTTQALAPVGFDATSTTVSKGIDWFGTVRGRVGVLVAPQWLLYGTGGFAYGRTKSSFSTTDVTGGCIVGATICASGASSGTSTGWTAGAGTEVMFAPNWSFKAEYLYVDLGRRTLNVASSTVPAIVFTTSTPFREQIARVGVNYHFSAGPVVAKY